From the Leifsonia sp. AG29 genome, one window contains:
- the lepB gene encoding signal peptidase I produces MTDTSAPTRPRSSRRRSGWKTLLRDVVIIFVVAVLVSFLIKTFVARSFYIPSGSMENTLQINDRIIVNELQPKVFGLQRGDVIVFKDPGGWLPPAAPQTGNALQQTVGGVLDFVGLGASDSDQHLVKRLIGLPGDHITCCNALGQMSVNGVPLKEPYVLLPAGVQAVSGKQFDVTVPKGSVWVMGDNRYNSADSRYHMDDPGKGFVPLSDVVGKAFVISWPASHWTWLDDYPDVFRGVEREDQN; encoded by the coding sequence GTGACGGACACCTCTGCCCCTACGCGCCCGCGCTCCTCCCGCCGGAGATCGGGGTGGAAGACCCTCCTCCGCGACGTCGTGATCATCTTCGTCGTCGCGGTGCTGGTGTCCTTCCTCATCAAGACGTTCGTCGCGCGGTCGTTCTACATCCCGTCCGGGTCGATGGAGAACACCCTCCAGATCAACGACCGCATCATCGTCAACGAGCTTCAGCCGAAGGTGTTCGGCCTCCAGCGCGGCGACGTGATCGTGTTCAAGGATCCGGGCGGCTGGCTGCCTCCCGCCGCGCCCCAGACGGGCAACGCCCTCCAGCAGACGGTCGGCGGCGTCCTCGACTTCGTCGGCCTCGGCGCCTCCGACTCCGACCAGCACCTCGTGAAGCGCCTCATCGGCCTGCCGGGCGACCACATCACGTGCTGCAACGCCCTCGGGCAGATGAGCGTGAACGGCGTGCCGCTGAAGGAGCCCTACGTGCTCCTCCCCGCCGGCGTGCAGGCCGTGTCCGGCAAGCAGTTCGACGTCACCGTGCCGAAGGGCAGCGTCTGGGTGATGGGCGACAACCGCTACAACTCCGCCGACTCGCGGTATCACATGGACGACCCGGGCAAGGGTTTCGTGCCGCTGAGCGACGTCGTGGGCAAAGCCTTCGTCATCAGCTGGCCGGCCAGCCACTGGACCTGGCTCGACGACTACCCCGACGTGTTCCGCGGGGTGGAGCGCGAAGACCAGAACTAG
- a CDS encoding carboxylesterase/lipase family protein, which produces MDADRGNGRPVVETHAGRVRGVDDGRVAVWRGIRYGRPPIGAGRWRAPEPPEPWEGVADASRFGPASPQSRTPGVPLSPDTVFDEDCLFLNVWRPSGGADRKPVMVWLHGGAYAFGSTAQPIYDASALVTTGDVIVVTVAYRLGALGFLDLRSVASAGEDFDTNLALRDVLLALAWVRDEIAAFGGDPGTVTVFGQSAGAGLVTALLASPAAAGLFHRAISESSPAGSMYGAERSAAVAARFLAAAGVRADDSVTLRRLPVEKIVEAAATVYREVPVASPGTLAFAPVVGDDILPEHPITVLSEGRGLPVPLIIGSNRDEATLFRLMRSPLLPISTPALERMFEAMRQERPDAPVPERDQVLAAYESVRRRALGVGIATDIAFRMPTVWVASGHASVASTHLYRFDFATPLLRLTGVGASHATELPYVWGNLGTLPRDPTYRLGGRRAGEVLSQRMRTRWTGFARTGNPGDDWRPYTATDRATLVIDREDRLVDDLDGPLRAGWGDVVLSFR; this is translated from the coding sequence GTGGACGCGGATCGTGGCAACGGTCGGCCCGTCGTAGAAACGCACGCCGGGCGGGTCCGCGGCGTGGATGACGGACGCGTCGCGGTCTGGCGGGGCATCCGCTACGGCCGGCCTCCGATCGGCGCGGGCCGCTGGCGCGCGCCCGAGCCGCCGGAACCGTGGGAGGGGGTCGCGGACGCCTCCCGGTTCGGCCCCGCGTCGCCGCAGAGCCGCACACCCGGCGTCCCGCTCAGCCCGGACACGGTGTTCGACGAGGACTGCCTGTTCCTGAACGTCTGGCGACCGTCGGGAGGCGCGGACCGCAAGCCCGTGATGGTCTGGCTGCACGGCGGCGCGTACGCCTTCGGCTCCACGGCCCAGCCCATCTACGACGCGTCCGCGTTGGTCACGACGGGGGACGTGATCGTCGTAACCGTCGCCTACCGCCTGGGCGCGCTCGGCTTCCTCGATCTGCGCTCGGTCGCGTCCGCCGGCGAGGACTTCGACACCAACCTGGCGCTCCGTGATGTGCTGCTGGCGCTCGCCTGGGTGCGGGACGAGATCGCGGCGTTCGGGGGCGACCCGGGCACCGTCACAGTGTTCGGTCAGTCCGCCGGAGCCGGTCTCGTCACGGCCCTGCTCGCCAGCCCCGCTGCAGCGGGTCTCTTCCATCGCGCCATCTCAGAGAGCTCCCCGGCGGGTTCGATGTACGGAGCGGAGCGGTCGGCTGCTGTCGCCGCACGCTTCCTCGCGGCCGCCGGCGTCCGCGCCGACGACTCGGTCACGCTCCGGCGCCTCCCCGTCGAGAAGATCGTCGAGGCCGCCGCGACGGTCTATCGGGAGGTGCCGGTCGCGTCTCCCGGCACCCTCGCCTTCGCGCCGGTGGTGGGCGACGACATCCTTCCGGAGCATCCGATCACCGTGCTGAGCGAGGGCCGGGGCCTCCCCGTCCCGCTGATCATCGGCAGTAACCGGGACGAGGCGACGCTGTTCCGCCTGATGCGGTCGCCGCTCCTCCCGATCTCGACCCCGGCGCTCGAGCGGATGTTCGAGGCGATGCGGCAGGAGCGTCCCGATGCCCCCGTGCCCGAGCGGGATCAGGTGCTGGCCGCCTACGAGTCGGTCCGGAGGCGCGCCCTCGGTGTCGGCATCGCCACCGACATCGCCTTCCGGATGCCGACGGTCTGGGTGGCGTCCGGGCACGCGAGCGTCGCCTCCACCCATCTGTACCGCTTCGACTTCGCGACGCCGCTTCTCCGCCTCACCGGGGTGGGCGCCTCCCACGCCACCGAGCTCCCCTACGTCTGGGGCAACCTCGGCACGTTGCCGCGTGACCCCACCTACCGCCTCGGCGGCCGGCGCGCCGGCGAGGTGCTGTCGCAGCGGATGCGCACCCGCTGGACGGGGTTCGCGCGCACCGGGAACCCGGGCGACGACTGGCGTCCGTACACCGCGACAGACCGCGCGACGCTCGTCATCGACCGGGAGGACCGGCTCGTCGACGACCTGGACGGCCCCCTCCGCGCCGGCTGGGGCGACGTCGTCCTGTCGTTCCGCTGA
- a CDS encoding YdcF family protein: MPALIAALLLALAAGILWRRDRRRLSVGVLGFLGVWCALVGIAALPVAASPVLAFGLAVVVGALPLLVLVLAGFLIANGVVVLRRERAGLSHGLSLIAGVILLVVPPLVGWFLRVATQPETPPMIRGLLVGFSALAASLSAYAGVFFVVVLLYGWVYRRSTRGATATAIIVLGSGLFGARVPPLLAARLDRGAEVFRRSEEAGLAPVIVPSGGKGADELVAEGAAMRDFLLLESGIPPARVLPETRSTNTEENLRFSQEIIADGTRAGAVRPGPVVIATSGYHVLRAAMLARRLGIDAEATGARVAAYFVPSATLREFVAIALLHPRVQLAAIAVCGLEAVAVGWATAR; this comes from the coding sequence ATGCCCGCCCTGATCGCCGCCCTCCTCCTCGCGCTCGCCGCCGGGATCCTGTGGCGACGGGACCGCCGGCGTCTGAGCGTCGGGGTCCTCGGATTCCTGGGCGTCTGGTGCGCTCTCGTCGGGATCGCCGCCCTGCCGGTCGCCGCATCTCCGGTGCTCGCGTTCGGTCTGGCTGTGGTCGTCGGCGCCCTGCCGCTGCTGGTCCTCGTGCTCGCCGGATTTCTCATCGCGAACGGCGTCGTCGTCCTGCGGCGCGAGAGAGCCGGCCTGTCGCACGGGCTGTCATTGATCGCCGGGGTGATCCTGCTGGTGGTGCCCCCGCTGGTCGGATGGTTCCTGCGGGTCGCCACGCAGCCGGAGACCCCGCCGATGATCCGCGGGCTCCTGGTGGGGTTCTCGGCGCTCGCCGCCTCCCTCTCGGCTTACGCCGGCGTCTTCTTCGTGGTCGTGCTGCTCTACGGCTGGGTCTACCGGCGCTCGACGCGCGGCGCGACCGCCACGGCGATCATCGTGCTGGGCTCCGGGCTCTTCGGAGCACGGGTGCCCCCTCTGCTCGCCGCCCGGCTCGATCGCGGCGCCGAGGTCTTCCGGCGGAGCGAGGAGGCGGGTCTCGCGCCGGTCATCGTGCCTTCGGGGGGCAAGGGCGCTGACGAGCTCGTCGCCGAGGGCGCTGCGATGCGGGACTTCCTGCTGCTCGAGTCGGGAATCCCTCCCGCTCGCGTCCTCCCCGAGACGCGGTCGACGAACACCGAGGAGAACCTGCGCTTCTCGCAGGAGATCATCGCCGACGGCACGCGGGCCGGTGCGGTGCGCCCGGGGCCTGTCGTCATCGCGACGAGCGGCTACCACGTGCTGCGGGCCGCGATGCTGGCGCGGAGGCTGGGGATCGACGCCGAGGCGACGGGCGCCCGCGTGGCCGCTTATTTCGTCCCCTCGGCGACGCTCCGGGAGTTCGTCGCGATCGCGCTCCTCCACCCCCGGGTCCAGCTGGCCGCCATCGCGGTCTGCGGGCTGGAGGCGGTGGCTGTCGGCTGGGCGACCGCGCGCTGA
- a CDS encoding DsbA family protein translates to MSPTSDPDVSRSDVRAAAREKARQLRTTQQRRDRRNRALLGGGIVLGIIAIAAIVAVVIVGAIRPTVPGPKNMASDGVMIGSGLKVKETAALPADAQPVATKPDPKGSTVHIRIYADYLCKLCGDFQRTNLKPLEPLVKNGAVTVEVHPVAIYTGHSAGTKYSLRAANAAACVANYSPSAFWSFNAALFENQPKEGGPGLTDEQLKQRAAASGVSRITDIDSCVDDGRFVSWIGSASDRALSGPIPDSDVKKMTTALLVLVNGKPYTGSLTDADAFKAFVLQAQGDQYSSTATPTPAPSATP, encoded by the coding sequence ATGAGCCCCACCTCCGACCCCGACGTCAGCCGGAGCGATGTCCGCGCCGCGGCCCGGGAGAAGGCCCGTCAGCTCCGAACGACCCAGCAGCGCCGCGACCGCCGGAACCGCGCCCTCCTCGGCGGCGGGATCGTGCTCGGCATCATCGCGATCGCCGCCATCGTCGCCGTGGTCATCGTCGGTGCCATCCGCCCGACGGTGCCCGGCCCGAAGAACATGGCGAGCGACGGCGTGATGATCGGCTCCGGTCTCAAGGTCAAGGAGACCGCCGCCCTGCCCGCCGACGCGCAGCCCGTCGCGACGAAGCCCGACCCGAAGGGCAGCACCGTCCACATCCGGATCTACGCCGATTACCTGTGCAAGCTGTGCGGCGACTTCCAGCGCACCAACCTCAAGCCGCTCGAGCCGCTCGTGAAGAACGGCGCGGTGACGGTGGAGGTGCACCCGGTCGCCATCTACACGGGCCACTCGGCCGGCACGAAGTACTCCCTCCGTGCGGCGAACGCGGCCGCCTGCGTCGCCAACTACTCGCCCAGCGCGTTCTGGAGCTTCAACGCGGCGCTGTTCGAGAACCAGCCCAAGGAGGGCGGCCCCGGTCTGACCGACGAGCAGCTGAAGCAGCGCGCGGCGGCCTCGGGCGTCTCCCGCATCACCGACATCGACTCGTGCGTCGACGACGGCCGCTTCGTCAGCTGGATCGGCTCCGCCAGCGACCGGGCCCTGAGCGGCCCGATCCCCGACTCCGACGTCAAGAAGATGACGACCGCCCTGCTCGTTCTGGTCAACGGCAAGCCCTACACGGGCTCGCTCACCGACGCGGACGCCTTCAAAGCGTTCGTGCTCCAGGCCCAGGGCGACCAGTACTCCTCCACCGCCACCCCGACACCGGCGCCGTCCGCGACCCCCTGA
- a CDS encoding ABC transporter ATP-binding protein has product MATVTYDKATRLYPGSNRPAVDALDLDIADGEFLVLVGPSGCGKSTSLRMLAGLEEVNDGNIFIGERNVTDVPPKDRDIAMVFQNYALYPHMTVAENMGFALKIAGVGKEERAQRVLEAAKLLDLEPYLGRKPKALSGGQRQRVAMGRAIVRSPQVFLMDEPLSNLDAKLRVQTRTQIASLTRRLGVTTVYVTHDQTEALTMGDRIAVLKDGVLQQVGTPRDLYAQPNNVFVAGFIGSPAMNLFQADVTDGGVKFGSAVVPVDRDTLAPAGKSVTIGVRPEDVVVSTAEGTGLKVVVDLVEELGADGYLYGHSEVEGKRTDIVGRVDGRLHPNAGDTVYITPKPGHVHVFNSETGERLGGAVVD; this is encoded by the coding sequence ATGGCGACTGTCACCTACGATAAGGCGACCCGGCTCTACCCGGGCTCCAACCGCCCCGCCGTGGACGCCCTCGACCTCGATATCGCCGACGGCGAGTTCCTCGTCCTCGTCGGCCCCTCGGGTTGCGGCAAGTCCACGTCCCTCCGCATGCTCGCGGGTCTCGAAGAGGTCAACGACGGCAACATCTTCATCGGTGAGCGCAACGTCACCGACGTGCCGCCGAAGGACCGCGACATCGCGATGGTGTTCCAGAACTACGCGCTGTACCCGCACATGACCGTCGCCGAGAACATGGGCTTCGCCCTGAAGATCGCCGGTGTCGGCAAGGAGGAGCGCGCACAGCGCGTCCTCGAGGCGGCGAAGCTGCTCGACCTCGAGCCGTACCTCGGCCGCAAGCCGAAGGCCCTCTCCGGCGGTCAGCGTCAGCGCGTCGCCATGGGCCGCGCGATCGTCCGCTCCCCCCAGGTGTTCCTCATGGACGAGCCGCTGTCGAACCTCGACGCCAAGCTCCGCGTCCAGACCCGCACCCAGATCGCGTCGCTGACCCGCCGCCTCGGCGTCACCACCGTCTACGTCACGCACGACCAGACCGAGGCGCTGACCATGGGCGACCGCATCGCGGTCCTGAAGGACGGCGTCCTCCAGCAGGTCGGCACCCCGCGCGACCTGTACGCCCAGCCGAACAACGTGTTCGTCGCCGGCTTCATCGGCAGCCCGGCCATGAACCTGTTCCAGGCCGACGTCACCGACGGCGGCGTCAAGTTCGGCTCCGCCGTGGTCCCGGTCGACCGCGACACGCTGGCCCCGGCCGGCAAGTCGGTCACGATCGGCGTGCGCCCGGAGGACGTGGTGGTCTCCACCGCCGAGGGCACCGGCCTCAAGGTCGTCGTCGACCTCGTCGAGGAGCTCGGCGCCGACGGCTACCTCTACGGCCACTCGGAGGTCGAGGGCAAGCGCACCGACATCGTCGGCCGCGTCGACGGCCGCCTGCACCCGAACGCGGGCGACACCGTGTACATCACCCCGAAGCCGGGCCACGTGCACGTCTTCAACTCCGAGACGGGCGAGCGCCTGGGCGGTGCCGTCGTCGACTGA
- a CDS encoding DUF4032 domain-containing protein: MAGSVNITAATVDPALLDLPWNIPLEDWSNEHIALLPKGISRHLVRFANLSGYVIAIKETTAEMAQREYDMLRTLQRLDVPCVDPVAVIKNRSDDDGTPLNAALVTRHLKFSLPYRALFSQTLRPDTATRLVDALAVLLVRLHIVGFFWGDVSLSNTLFRRDAGAFAAYLVDAETGQLYEGGLSNGQRENDLEIARVNIAGELMDLEAGGRVDEELDPISLSNGIVQAYRSLWKELTGSESFSSSERWRINDRVERLNELGFDIEELAIKTSDEGTKVRIQPKVVDAGHHQRRLLRLTGLDTGENQARRLLNDLDSYSATLGKQGLDEEAMAHEWLLRVFEPVIRSIPSDLKGKLEPAEVFHQLLEHRWFMSQKEGRDVPLAEALTSYINDILRHRRDEATVIAPPTETISIPVVGGAAADDEDDWRSKV; the protein is encoded by the coding sequence GTGGCCGGATCCGTCAACATCACCGCAGCGACCGTCGACCCCGCGCTGCTCGACCTCCCGTGGAACATCCCCCTCGAGGACTGGTCGAACGAGCACATCGCGCTGCTGCCGAAGGGCATCAGCCGGCACCTCGTCCGGTTCGCCAACCTCTCGGGCTACGTCATCGCCATCAAGGAGACGACGGCCGAGATGGCTCAGCGCGAGTACGACATGCTCCGGACCCTGCAACGTCTCGACGTGCCGTGCGTCGACCCGGTGGCCGTCATCAAGAACCGGTCGGATGACGACGGCACGCCGCTGAACGCCGCGCTGGTCACCCGGCACCTCAAGTTCTCGCTGCCGTACCGCGCGCTCTTCTCGCAGACGCTCCGCCCCGACACCGCCACGCGGCTCGTCGACGCGCTCGCCGTGCTGCTCGTGCGCCTCCACATCGTGGGCTTCTTCTGGGGCGACGTCTCCCTCTCCAACACCCTCTTCCGCCGCGACGCCGGCGCCTTCGCCGCCTACCTCGTCGACGCCGAGACGGGCCAGCTGTACGAGGGCGGCCTGTCGAACGGCCAGCGGGAGAACGATCTCGAGATCGCACGCGTCAACATCGCCGGCGAGCTCATGGATCTGGAAGCCGGCGGCCGGGTCGACGAAGAGCTCGACCCGATCAGCCTCTCCAACGGCATCGTGCAGGCGTACCGCTCGCTCTGGAAGGAGCTGACCGGCAGCGAATCATTCTCGTCATCGGAGCGCTGGCGCATCAACGACCGCGTCGAGCGGCTGAACGAGCTCGGCTTCGACATCGAGGAGCTCGCGATCAAGACGTCGGACGAGGGCACCAAGGTGCGCATCCAGCCGAAGGTCGTCGATGCGGGCCACCACCAGCGGCGGCTCCTCCGGCTCACCGGGCTCGACACGGGCGAGAACCAGGCCCGCCGCCTCCTCAACGACCTGGACTCGTACTCGGCCACACTCGGCAAGCAGGGTCTCGACGAGGAGGCGATGGCCCACGAGTGGCTGCTGCGCGTCTTCGAGCCGGTCATCCGGTCGATCCCATCCGACCTCAAGGGCAAGCTGGAACCGGCCGAAGTGTTCCACCAGCTGCTCGAGCACCGCTGGTTCATGTCGCAGAAGGAGGGGCGCGATGTCCCGCTTGCGGAGGCGCTGACCTCCTACATCAACGACATCCTGCGGCACCGGCGCGACGAGGCGACCGTGATCGCCCCGCCGACCGAGACGATCAGCATCCCCGTCGTCGGAGGCGCTGCCGCCGACGACGAGGACGACTGGCGCTCGAAGGTCTGA
- the rlmB gene encoding 23S rRNA (guanosine(2251)-2'-O)-methyltransferase RlmB produces MKNSGGKPRAGAVRKSGKGPQVGTGGHGRKALEGKGPTPKAEDREYHPAYKAKQLRERAAAKAAQRGGRDGAPRGASGASRRAKTGDESEIVTGRNSVLEALRAGIPASTLYIASRIEMDDRTKEILTIATGRSLPVLEIMRPELDRLAGRDAVHQGVALKVPPYEYAHPGELLDLTLRKGETPLFVALDGITDPRNLGAIIRSTAAFGGQGVIVPQRRSVGMTASAWKTSAGAAARTPIAMAANLTQTLKDFKKAGVFVLGLDGGGDVSLPGLSFADRPVVIVVGSEGKGLSRLVTETCDAVVSIPISASTESLNAGIAASVTLYEIAKLRAQARQ; encoded by the coding sequence ATGAAGAACTCGGGTGGAAAGCCCCGCGCGGGAGCCGTGAGGAAGTCCGGCAAGGGCCCGCAGGTCGGTACCGGCGGACACGGCCGCAAGGCGCTCGAGGGCAAGGGCCCCACGCCGAAGGCCGAGGACCGCGAGTATCACCCCGCGTACAAGGCCAAGCAGCTGCGCGAGCGCGCCGCGGCGAAGGCCGCCCAGCGGGGCGGACGCGACGGGGCCCCGCGCGGCGCATCGGGCGCCTCCCGCCGGGCCAAGACCGGGGACGAGAGCGAGATCGTCACCGGCCGCAACTCGGTCCTGGAGGCGCTGCGGGCCGGGATCCCCGCCTCCACGCTGTACATCGCGTCGCGGATCGAGATGGACGACCGGACTAAGGAGATCCTCACGATCGCGACGGGCCGGTCCCTCCCGGTGCTCGAGATCATGCGGCCGGAGCTCGACCGCCTTGCGGGCCGCGACGCCGTGCACCAGGGCGTCGCGCTGAAGGTGCCGCCATACGAGTACGCGCACCCGGGCGAACTGCTCGACCTCACCCTCCGCAAGGGCGAGACCCCGCTGTTCGTCGCGCTCGACGGCATCACCGACCCGCGCAACCTCGGCGCGATCATTCGGTCGACGGCTGCGTTCGGCGGTCAGGGCGTCATCGTCCCGCAGCGGCGCTCCGTCGGCATGACGGCATCCGCCTGGAAGACCTCGGCCGGCGCCGCGGCCCGGACGCCGATCGCCATGGCCGCGAACCTCACGCAGACGCTCAAGGACTTCAAGAAGGCCGGCGTCTTCGTGCTCGGGCTCGACGGCGGGGGAGACGTGTCGCTTCCGGGCCTGTCGTTCGCCGACCGCCCGGTCGTCATCGTCGTGGGCAGCGAGGGCAAGGGGCTCTCGCGCCTCGTCACCGAGACGTGCGACGCCGTGGTGTCCATCCCGATCTCGGCGTCGACGGAGTCGCTCAACGCCGGCATCGCAGCCAGCGTCACGCTCTACGAGATCGCGAAGCTGCGCGCGCAGGCGCGTCAGTAG
- the cysS gene encoding cysteine--tRNA ligase — protein sequence MTVRLFDTKAGALRDFIPLRPGAVGMYVCGPTVQSSPHIGHLRSALVYDQLRRWLSYRGFDVTLVRNVTDIDDKILVNAAAQQAEGSSEEWWGLAYRFELEFSDSYRALGIQPPTYEPRATASIPQMQAIIQRLIDRGHAYAAADGSGDVYFEVRSWPSYGELTRQSIDNMEAAADADPRDKRDPRDFALWKGRKPEEPESASFPSPWGEGRPGWHIECSAMSRRYLGPQFDIHGGGLDLRFPHHENELAQSTAAGDAFANYWVHNGLVHVNGQKMSKSLGNSVYASDLLGAARPLVVRYYLGSAHYRSTIDFHDGSLSEAEAALDRIAGFFDRVDRRLDGTRFAGSGVEIVPDAFAEAMDDDLGVPQALAVLHDTVRSGNAALDAEDLEAAAAARGHVLAMTEVLGINPLSPQWRSGGSSAAEAALGELVGRLLGDRQAARQAKDFAAADRIRDELTAAGITIEDTPTGSHWSIDE from the coding sequence GTGACTGTGCGACTGTTCGATACGAAGGCCGGCGCCCTCCGCGACTTCATCCCGCTGCGCCCGGGCGCGGTCGGCATGTACGTCTGCGGGCCGACCGTGCAGTCGTCGCCGCACATCGGGCACCTCCGTTCGGCGCTCGTCTACGACCAACTGCGCCGCTGGCTCTCGTACCGCGGGTTCGACGTCACGCTGGTGCGCAACGTCACCGACATCGACGACAAGATCCTCGTGAACGCGGCGGCCCAGCAGGCCGAGGGCAGCTCCGAGGAGTGGTGGGGGCTCGCCTACCGGTTCGAGCTCGAGTTCTCGGACAGCTACCGCGCTCTCGGCATCCAGCCTCCGACCTACGAACCGCGCGCCACGGCGAGCATCCCCCAGATGCAGGCGATCATCCAGCGGCTCATCGATCGCGGCCACGCCTACGCGGCGGCCGACGGCTCCGGCGACGTCTACTTCGAGGTGCGCAGCTGGCCCTCCTACGGCGAGCTCACCCGTCAGAGCATCGACAACATGGAGGCGGCCGCCGACGCCGACCCTCGCGACAAGCGCGACCCGCGCGACTTCGCGCTCTGGAAGGGTCGCAAGCCCGAGGAGCCGGAGTCGGCCTCCTTCCCGTCGCCGTGGGGGGAGGGGCGACCCGGCTGGCACATCGAGTGCTCCGCCATGTCGCGCCGCTACCTCGGCCCGCAGTTCGACATCCACGGCGGCGGCCTCGACCTGCGCTTCCCGCACCACGAGAACGAGCTGGCGCAGTCCACCGCCGCGGGCGACGCGTTCGCCAACTACTGGGTCCACAACGGGCTCGTGCACGTCAACGGCCAGAAGATGAGCAAGTCGCTCGGCAACTCGGTCTACGCCTCCGATCTGCTCGGCGCCGCCCGGCCGCTCGTTGTCCGCTACTACCTGGGGTCGGCGCACTACCGGTCGACGATCGACTTCCACGACGGGTCGCTGAGCGAGGCGGAGGCGGCGCTCGACCGCATCGCCGGGTTCTTCGACCGGGTCGACCGCCGGCTCGACGGCACCCGGTTCGCCGGCTCGGGCGTCGAGATCGTACCCGACGCCTTCGCCGAAGCGATGGACGACGATCTCGGCGTGCCGCAGGCGCTCGCCGTGCTGCACGACACGGTGCGTTCAGGAAACGCGGCGCTCGATGCGGAAGACTTGGAGGCCGCCGCGGCCGCACGCGGTCACGTCCTCGCCATGACGGAGGTGCTGGGCATCAACCCGCTCTCGCCGCAGTGGCGCTCGGGCGGGTCGTCCGCCGCTGAGGCCGCTCTCGGCGAACTCGTCGGGCGGCTGCTCGGCGACCGCCAGGCGGCGCGCCAGGCGAAAGACTTCGCGGCCGCAGACCGCATCCGCGACGAGCTCACCGCCGCGGGCATCACCATCGAAGACACCCCGACGGGGTCGCATTGGAGCATCGACGAATGA